The Faecalibacterium sp. I3-3-33 DNA window ACGCCTGATTCTAGGTAAGACGCTCTGAACGTTTGCAGCACCTGAACTGAAACCAGACCAAAGGCCCGCTGCGTAAAAAACAGCGGGCCTTTTCTGGATTTGAAAAGGCAAAGAGGAAAATGCCATGAAACATACAGATATCATCAACAGCCTGAGTCTGGAACAAAAATGCGCCCTGCTGAGCGGCGGCACGGTGTTCACCACCCGGGCGCTGCCGGGCAAGGGCATCCCGGCCATTACCCTGTCGGACGGCCCCAACGGCGTGCGCAAGCAGGCGGGCGCTGCCGACCATCTGGGCCTGAACCCCAGTGTGCCCGCCACCTGCTTCCCCACCTCGGCCACCGTTGCCAACAGCTGGGACCCGGAGCTTGGCGAGGCTGTGGGCGCAGCCATGGGCGAGGAGGCCGCAGCACAGGGCGTATCGGTGCTGCTGGGTCCCGGCCTGAACATCAAGCGCAGCCCCCTGTGCGGCCGCAACTTCGAGTATTTCTCGGAGGACCCCTACCTTTCCGGCAAGATGGCAGCGGCCTACGTCCGCGGCATCCAGAAAAACGGCATTGCCGCCTGCCCCAAGCACTTTGCCGTGAACAGTCAGGAGCTGCGCCGCATGGCCTCGGACTCCATCGTGGACGAGCGCACCCTGCGGGAAATTTACCTGACCGGCTTCGAGATGGTGGTCAAAGAGGCACAGCCCAAGACCATCATGTCTGCCTATAACCTTATCAACGGCACCTACGCCAACGAGAACGCCCACCTGCTCATGGACATCCTGCGCAGGGACTGGGGCTTTGATGGCGCGGTGGTCACCGACTGGGGCGGCTCTAACGACCACGCCCTTGGCGTGAAGAACGGCTCTACGCTGGAAATGCCCGCCCCCGGCGGGGACGCCGTCCGGGAGCTGATGAAGGCGGTGCAGACCGGCAAGATCACCGAGGCAGACGTGGACGCCCGGCTGGACGAGCTGCTGGAACTGGTGTTCACCACCAAGGCGGCGGTGGATGCCGCACCCGGCAAGTTCGATGCCGACGCCCACCACGCACTGGCACGCCGGGCTGCTGCCCAGAGCATTGTGCTGCTGAAGAACGAAAACAGCCTGCTGCCCCTTGCAAAGGGGGAGAAGGTGGCGGTCATCGGCGACTTTGCCCAGACCCCCCGCTATCAGGGTGCAGGTTCCAGCGCCGTCAACTCCATCAAGGTGGATTCCTTTCTGGACTGCCTTGCGGAAAGCGGGCTGAACCGCGTCGGCTACGCCAAGGGCTTTGACCGGCAGGGCAAGCCCGACGAGGCACTGAAAGCCGAGGCGGTGCTGCTGGCAAAGAACGCCGATGTGGTGCTGCTGTGCATGGGTCTGGACGAGATCAAGGAGAGCGAGGGCATGGACCGCGCCGACATGAAGCTGGCAGAGAACCAGCTGGAGCTGCTGTCCGCTGTGGCGGCGGCAAACCCCAACGTGGTGGTGCTGCTGAGTGCGGGCTCTTCGCTGGAAAGCGGTTGGGTCAAGGACTGCAAGGCGCTGGTCTACGGCTGTCTGGGCGGTCAGGCCGGTGCGGGCGCACTGGTCGAGGTGCTCACCGGCGCGCAGAACCCCTGCGGCAAGCTGGCAGAGACTTGGGCGCGCAGCTACGCCGACACCCCCGCAAAGGAACATTTCGGCGGCGATGGCCCCACCGTGGAGTACCGCGAGGGCCTGTATGTGGGCTACCGCTACTACGACACCGCCGGTGTGCCCACCGCCTTCCCCTTTGGCTACGGCCTGAGCTACACCAACTTTGCGTACAGTGACCTGAAAGCAGACGAAAAGGGCGTGACCCTGACTGTCACCAACACCGGCAGCTGTGCAGGTGCCGAGGTGGTGCAGCTGTATGTGGCAAAGCCGGATGCAAAGATCTTCCGCCCCGTCAAGGAGCTGAAGGGCTTTACCAAGGTGCAGCTGGAAGCCGGAGAGAGCAAGACCGTCACCATCCCGCTGGACGACAAGGCGTTCCGCTACTGGAATGTCAAGACCGACCGCTGGGAGGTGGAGGGCGGCAGCTATCAGCTGCTTGTGGGCGCTTCCAGCGCCGATATTCGCTTGACTGCCGCCGTTACGGTGGCGGGCACCGGCGCACCCGACCCCTACGCGGGCAAAAAGCTGGGTCATTACTGCACAGCCAATATCCAGAATGTACCGGATGATGAATTCGAAGCGCTGCTGGGGCACGCTATCCCGGAGAACAAAGTGCACATCGACCGCAACATGACGCTGGGCGAGATGGGACACGGACGCAGCCCCATCGGCTGGCTGGCGGCTGCCGTGCTGGGCGCGCTGCTGCGCCGCAGCATCAAAAAAGGCAAGCCCGACCTGAACATCCTGTTCCAGTACAATATGCCGTTGCGTGCGCTGGCCAAAATGACCAACGGCGGTATCAGCATGGGCATGGTGGACGGCATCGTGATGGAGCTGCAGGGCTTCTGGATCATCGGCCTTGTGCGGGTGATCTTGGAGGCCGTGAAGAACCTCGTACTGAACAGCCGCATGGAAGAGCGCTTGAAAAACAGCTGAAAGGAAGCAGGCTATGAATTTCTGGAATAACTTCGCGGCAAAGCACCCCGCCGCTGCCAAGTGGGTGCGCGAGGGCGGCCTGTTCGTCATCGTGTCCAACCTCATCACCGTGTTCAAGTACCTGCTGCTGCAATTTCTGCCCAAGGCCTTTGCAAGCCTGCCGGTGGTGGATTTCGGCTGGCCGGGCATTGATATCACCCTGTTCGGCGAGACCTTCAAGTGGAACATTTTGGGCTATGATGCTGCCCACGGCGGTCTGCCCTACTTCTGCGCCTACATGATCGCCATGGTCATCGGCGAGTGCATCAACTTCCCCATCCAGCGCAATTTTGTGTTCCGCAGCAAGGGCAATCTGGCAAAACAGATCGGCTGGTATGTGCTGGCCTTCTGCGTCATTACCTGCATCGTCAACTCCATCAACTGCATCTGGGTGGCGGTGGCTGGTCTGCTGGTGCCGGACTTCATCTACAACATCGGCACCACCGTGCTCAACGGCGGCATCTCCATGGTGATCTTCTTCTTTGTGAATAAGATCATCTTCCCGGAGGGCGAAAAAGCCGCCAAATAATAAGCCATCTTCTTCATTTTCTTCTTCTCATCATAAGCCAGAAGGGCTGCTCCGTTACCCGGGGCAGCCCTTTTGGTTTGGGAAGACCCACTTCTATTTTTGTTTTTCTGCACAAAATGTTCTGTGGGCAGGGTTTTCCTCTTGACAAGCGGGCAAATGTTTCGTACTATATTTAGTAGTATGGAATCAAAGACGCTGTACGCAGGTTTCTGTGTGACCCTGTACCCGTTTCAGGCAAAGTGTGCCTGTTTGATATAAAATGGAACCGTAGAGAGAAAAGCCGTATGCTTTTGCCCGTGCCGCCGGTTTTGGGCGGTGCGTATGGTTTTGGTGTCACTTTTTGCATTGAAAGCTCTTTCTATATCATTGCCCGTGTCCTGCTGCGCAGCGTCTCCTGCTTTTAATTTTGCATTGAATTGAAACAAAGGAGAGTGAACGCAATGACCGCGATCGGAGTGATCGTGGCCTTGATCGTTGCTGTTGTCGGCGTGGCTGCGGGCTATTTTATTGGTTACAACAACCGTAAAAAGACCGCTGAAGCCCAGATCGGCAGCGCCGAAGCCGAGGCTACCCGGCTGGTGAACGAGGCGATCAAGACCGCCGACCAGAAGCGCAAGGAAGCGGTTCTGGAAGCAAAGGACGAGGCTTTCCGTCTGAAAGCCGAGGTCGATGCCCAGAAGGCAGAGGCCGACAAGGAGATCAAGCAGCGCCGTGCGGAGATCAGCCGTCAGGAGAACCGCATCGACCAGAAGGAAACGGCTCTGGACCGCAAGACCGAGGCTCTGGAAAAGAAGGAAGAAGAGCTGAAAAAGCGCGCTGCCGAGGCCGAGGAGCGTCTGGCAGAGATCGACGCTCTGCGCGCCAAGGAGATGGAGCGTCTGGAAACGCTGGCCGGCCTGAGCCAGGAGGACGCCCGCGAGGTGCTGCTGCACAAGGTGGACGAGGAGCTGACCCACGAAAAGGCCGTGCGCGTTGCCGCCTACGAGACCGACCTGAAGGAAAACTGCGATAACATCGCCCGTAACCTCATCGGACAGGCCGTCAGCCGCTGCGCCGCCGACCATTGCAGCGAGACCACCGTCAGCGTGGTGCCGCTGCCCAGCGATGAGATGAAGGGCCGCATCATCGGCCGCGAGGGCCGCAACATCCGCGCACTGGAGACCGCTACCGGCGTGGATCTGATCATCGACGATACCCCGGAGGCCATTACCCTGTCCTCCTTCGACCAGACCCGCCGCGAGGTGGCCCGCATGACGCTGGAGCGCCTGATCGGCGATGGCCGTATCCACCCCGCCCGCATCGAGGAGACGGTGGAAAAGTGCCGCCACGATCTGGAACTGCAGATGAAGCGCGAGGGCGAACGCGCAGTGATGGAGCTGGGCATCCACGGCCTGCACCCCGACCTGATCAAGCTGATCGGCCGGCTGAAGTACCGCACCAGCTTTGGCCAGAACGCCCTGACCCACAGCATGGAAGTGGCTTGGGTGGCCGGTCTGCTGGCAGGCGAGATGGGCGTGAACGTCACTATGGCACGCCGCGCCGGTCTGCTGCATGATATCGGCAAGGCACTGGATCACGAGATCGAGGGCAGCCACGTCCAGATCGGCGTGGACATCTGCCGCAAGTACAAGGAGAACACCCAGATCATCCACGCTATTGAGGCACACCACGGCGACGTGGAGCCCAAGACCCCGCTGGCCTTCATCATTCAGGCTGCCGACGCCATCAGCGCCGCCCGCCCGGGTGCCCGCCGCGAGAACGTGGAAAGCTACGTCAAGCGTCTTGAAAATCTGGAGGAGATCTCCTCCGGCTTCGAGGGCGTGGAGCAGGCCTTTGCCGTGCAGGCAGGCCGCGAAGTGCGCATTCTGGTCAAGCCCGACGTCATCAGCGACGATCAGGTCATCCTGCTGGCACGCGCTATCGCCAAAAAGATCGAGGATACGCTGGATTACCCCGGTCAGATCAAGGTCAACGTCATCCGCGAGAGCCGCGCTGTGGAGTACGCAAAATAAAGCCTTTTTCCGCAGGCTGCCGTGTTTTTTGCACGGCAGCCTGTTTTTTATGCCAAAACGATTGCATTTCCTGTTAAAAAAAGGTATCATGGATGCAGAAGAAAGCAAAAAGCGGCGTCCGCACCGGACGCAGACCCGCAACGACCCCGGAACGGAAAGGAGCATCGTTTTATGAAAAACTGGAAGAAACTACTGGTCTGCCTGCTGGTCGGCCTGATGGCACTGACCGTATTCACCGCCTGTGATGCCAGTGTGGGCAAACCGATGGGCCCCGAGCGCTCGGACGCCGAAAGCGCAAAGGCACTGTGCGAGAGCTTTAAAGGCGTGACCTACGATGAGGAACTGAGCGAAAAGGCTTACTATATTGCCTACTGGGTCGCCCAAAGCGCAGTGTCCTGCAAGGTCAATGCAGAAAAGACGGAGCTTTCCCGGGAGAACAATATCGGCAATGATGCAAAAGCGTTGCTACAGATGGAGAATCCGCGCTACGCCTCTGCCTTTGACTGCATGGGCATTGGCAAGGGCATCGGCGGCGGTATGGGCGTAGATGACTTTACGCCGGGCTTTGCCATCCAGCCGGACCCCAACAGCCAGAACTTCAACACCACTTCGGACATTACCTTTGTTCTGCCGAATGACGGTCGTGTGACCGACACCATGACCAAAGCCGCAAAGGGCAAGACCAAACTGGGCGTTGCCTACGTGGTAGAAAAAGGTGTAAGCTACGCTGTGGTGCTGTTTGGGTAAAACCATTTTAAATGTGCGCCGCGTTCGCTATGCACATCAATAGCGGAAGTATGATTTGAATTTCGGGGAGCGGAACGTCTGCGGACGTTCCGCTCCCCCTGTTTTCACGGGAGGGGTTTGGAACGAACTCCCTCAGTCAAAACCTAACGGTTTTGCCAGCTCCCTCTGGGAGGGAGCCTTTGGCATGGCGGTAAAGTTTCCGGTTAAACCGTAAAGCTTGCGGGCGTGTTTGCTCCCCCGGGGGGAGCTGTCGCGCAGCGACTGAGGGGCTACAAATCGGCGGAGCCGGAAAAAACGGTTAAAAGATCTTCACGCCGAACAGGCGTGAATCTTCAGTTTTTTCCGGTGTAGCCCACTTCTTTAGGATTGTCAAGGGCGTGCAGCCCTTGACCCGTTGCGGGGTGGGTGGAGTCCAGAGGTAGGGAGGGGGGAATCGGAACACCCCTCCCTACCTCTGGCCCAGCGGAGCGTCCTTGCCCGCTAAAGGCAAACAGAAGCCTTCCCCGCAGAACACGCACTTTTCTGGTTCTCTTTTGGTGTCAAAAGAGAACATCCCTCGGCAAGCAGAAACTTCCCCCGCGGAGCGCATTCAAAATCGTCCCACGCAAAAAGCAGCCGCCGCACCAAAAGTGCAGCGGCTGCTTTGCTTATGTTATAGGTTATCAGCCCTTCAGGAAAGCCGGCAGGGGCTTGCCTTCCTTGAGCCACTGGTGATACTCGGCGGTGGCGGCAAATTCCACGTCACCGGCAGAGTTCAGGGCGGTTTCCACCGAGTCCTGCACCACGCCGATGATGAAGCCCACGCCCACCATCTGCATGGCAATGTCGTTGGAGATGCCGAACAGCGAGCAGGCCATAGGGATCAGCAGCAGGGAGCCGCCAGCCACGCCGGAAGCGCCGCAGGCACCCAGAGCGCTCATGGCGCTCAGCACGATGGCGGCGGGCAGGGACACCTGAATGCCCAGCGTATTAGCCGCTGCCAGCGTCATGATGGTGATGGTGATGGCTGCACCGTCCATGTTGATGGTAGCGCCCAGCGGGATGGACACGGAGTACATATCCTTGTCCAGACCCAGCTTTTCACACAGGGACATATTCACAGGGATGTTGGCGGCAGAGCTGCGGGTGAAGAAGGCGGTCAGACCGGACTCCTTCAGGCAGCGGAATACCAGCGGGTACGGGTTGCGGCGCAGGTAAACGAACATGATAAAGGGGGAAACGATCAGCGCCATGAACAGCATGGTGCCCACCAGCAGCGCCAGCAGCTTGCCGTACTGGGTAAAGATGGCCAGACCGTTGCCGGAAACGTTGGTGTACACCAGACCCATGATGCCGAAGGGTGCCAGATTGATGATCCAGCGCACGATCTGGGAGACGGCATCGGCGGTGTTTGCCAGAAAGACCTTGGTGCTCTCTGCGCCGATGTTCTTCATGGCAATGCCGAACATGCAGGCCCAGAACAGAATGCCGATGTAGTTGCCGTTCATCAGGGCGCTGACGGGGTTGGCCACAAAGTTGGTCAGCAGGGTGCTCAGCACCTCGCCCAAGCCCTGCGGGATCACGTCAGACTGTGCTGCATCGGCCAGCACCACCTTGACCGGGAACATAAAGCTGGTGATGGCTGCAATGGCTGCCGCCAGAAAGGTGGTGAGCATATACAGCCAGATCACGGTGCCGAAGCGGCGGTCCAGCTTGGACGAACCCTGTGCCAGCGCGC harbors:
- a CDS encoding glycoside hydrolase family 3 C-terminal domain-containing protein; the protein is MKHTDIINSLSLEQKCALLSGGTVFTTRALPGKGIPAITLSDGPNGVRKQAGAADHLGLNPSVPATCFPTSATVANSWDPELGEAVGAAMGEEAAAQGVSVLLGPGLNIKRSPLCGRNFEYFSEDPYLSGKMAAAYVRGIQKNGIAACPKHFAVNSQELRRMASDSIVDERTLREIYLTGFEMVVKEAQPKTIMSAYNLINGTYANENAHLLMDILRRDWGFDGAVVTDWGGSNDHALGVKNGSTLEMPAPGGDAVRELMKAVQTGKITEADVDARLDELLELVFTTKAAVDAAPGKFDADAHHALARRAAAQSIVLLKNENSLLPLAKGEKVAVIGDFAQTPRYQGAGSSAVNSIKVDSFLDCLAESGLNRVGYAKGFDRQGKPDEALKAEAVLLAKNADVVLLCMGLDEIKESEGMDRADMKLAENQLELLSAVAAANPNVVVLLSAGSSLESGWVKDCKALVYGCLGGQAGAGALVEVLTGAQNPCGKLAETWARSYADTPAKEHFGGDGPTVEYREGLYVGYRYYDTAGVPTAFPFGYGLSYTNFAYSDLKADEKGVTLTVTNTGSCAGAEVVQLYVAKPDAKIFRPVKELKGFTKVQLEAGESKTVTIPLDDKAFRYWNVKTDRWEVEGGSYQLLVGASSADIRLTAAVTVAGTGAPDPYAGKKLGHYCTANIQNVPDDEFEALLGHAIPENKVHIDRNMTLGEMGHGRSPIGWLAAAVLGALLRRSIKKGKPDLNILFQYNMPLRALAKMTNGGISMGMVDGIVMELQGFWIIGLVRVILEAVKNLVLNSRMEERLKNS
- a CDS encoding GtrA family protein yields the protein MNFWNNFAAKHPAAAKWVREGGLFVIVSNLITVFKYLLLQFLPKAFASLPVVDFGWPGIDITLFGETFKWNILGYDAAHGGLPYFCAYMIAMVIGECINFPIQRNFVFRSKGNLAKQIGWYVLAFCVITCIVNSINCIWVAVAGLLVPDFIYNIGTTVLNGGISMVIFFFVNKIIFPEGEKAAK
- the rny gene encoding ribonuclease Y; its protein translation is MTAIGVIVALIVAVVGVAAGYFIGYNNRKKTAEAQIGSAEAEATRLVNEAIKTADQKRKEAVLEAKDEAFRLKAEVDAQKAEADKEIKQRRAEISRQENRIDQKETALDRKTEALEKKEEELKKRAAEAEERLAEIDALRAKEMERLETLAGLSQEDAREVLLHKVDEELTHEKAVRVAAYETDLKENCDNIARNLIGQAVSRCAADHCSETTVSVVPLPSDEMKGRIIGREGRNIRALETATGVDLIIDDTPEAITLSSFDQTRREVARMTLERLIGDGRIHPARIEETVEKCRHDLELQMKREGERAVMELGIHGLHPDLIKLIGRLKYRTSFGQNALTHSMEVAWVAGLLAGEMGVNVTMARRAGLLHDIGKALDHEIEGSHVQIGVDICRKYKENTQIIHAIEAHHGDVEPKTPLAFIIQAADAISAARPGARRENVESYVKRLENLEEISSGFEGVEQAFAVQAGREVRILVKPDVISDDQVILLARAIAKKIEDTLDYPGQIKVNVIRESRAVEYAK
- the sstT gene encoding serine/threonine transporter SstT — its product is MKAVVAKYNQTSLILRILIGLAVGSVLALVVPGAGWVGELGSLFVGALKGIAPVLVFVIVASALAQGSSKLDRRFGTVIWLYMLTTFLAAAIAAITSFMFPVKVVLADAAQSDVIPQGLGEVLSTLLTNFVANPVSALMNGNYIGILFWACMFGIAMKNIGAESTKVFLANTADAVSQIVRWIINLAPFGIMGLVYTNVSGNGLAIFTQYGKLLALLVGTMLFMALIVSPFIMFVYLRRNPYPLVFRCLKESGLTAFFTRSSAANIPVNMSLCEKLGLDKDMYSVSIPLGATINMDGAAITITIMTLAAANTLGIQVSLPAAIVLSAMSALGACGASGVAGGSLLLIPMACSLFGISNDIAMQMVGVGFIIGVVQDSVETALNSAGDVEFAATAEYHQWLKEGKPLPAFLKG